One Pseudanabaena sp. FACHB-2040 DNA segment encodes these proteins:
- a CDS encoding EAL domain-containing protein translates to MISTLAAAIALCPTAAAAVNSRGVIWLCNEPFAALLGHSRSEIEGQVCLSELALLGEQAAAHKQHQALMAGSVESYELDGHCCRPDGQSFWMHLVVGCFDHSYSLVFAHSITRHQEVSALEVLKDELLEAIRLRQFVLWYQPIVHLATGRILAQEALVRWQHPNGLRYPNYFLPFARHLGLETWICRIVLGLAAKQLRAWSDTGETWAVAVNIEPSTLELVAFEEMVEFAIARYGAPADRLWLEIVETQSLDIESLVDKLRRLSKRHLLAIDDFGAGYSNLGAVTRYPVQALKIDKHLIKGVDHDPGLQTVVGTVIVMAHELGLKVVAEGIETEAELQWLKTYGCDFGQGFWLGRPAAAKQ, encoded by the coding sequence ATGATTTCAACTCTGGCTGCCGCGATCGCGCTGTGCCCTACTGCCGCTGCTGCCGTCAATAGCAGGGGGGTGATCTGGCTGTGCAATGAGCCCTTTGCGGCGCTGCTGGGGCACTCCAGAAGCGAAATTGAAGGGCAGGTATGTTTGAGCGAACTGGCCCTCCTAGGGGAGCAGGCAGCGGCCCACAAGCAGCATCAGGCGCTGATGGCGGGCAGCGTGGAGAGCTATGAGCTGGACGGCCACTGCTGCCGCCCAGACGGACAAAGTTTTTGGATGCATCTGGTGGTGGGGTGCTTCGACCATAGCTACTCGCTTGTGTTTGCCCACAGCATCACCCGGCATCAGGAGGTGTCGGCCTTGGAAGTGCTTAAGGATGAGCTGTTGGAGGCAATCCGCTTGCGGCAGTTCGTCCTGTGGTATCAACCCATTGTCCACCTGGCTACCGGCAGGATTTTGGCTCAGGAGGCGCTGGTGCGGTGGCAACACCCTAACGGCCTGCGCTACCCAAATTACTTTTTGCCCTTTGCCAGGCACCTGGGGCTGGAGACCTGGATCTGCCGTATCGTCTTGGGGCTGGCCGCAAAGCAGCTGCGGGCTTGGTCTGATACTGGCGAAACCTGGGCTGTGGCTGTCAATATTGAGCCCTCAACACTGGAGCTGGTGGCCTTTGAGGAGATGGTCGAGTTTGCAATCGCGCGCTACGGTGCCCCCGCAGACAGGCTGTGGCTAGAGATTGTGGAGACTCAAAGTCTCGACATTGAGTCTCTGGTCGATAAGTTGAGGCGGTTGAGCAAGCGCCACCTGTTGGCCATCGACGATTTTGGTGCGGGCTATTCCAATCTGGGAGCAGTCACCCGCTATCCAGTGCAGGCACTCAAAATCGACAAGCACCTGATCAAAGGGGTGGACCACGATCCGGGCCTGCAAACGGTGGTGGGCACAGTTATTGTCATGGCTCACGAGTTGGGCCTAAAAGTCGTCGCTGAAGGTATTGAAACCGAGGCGGAGCTGCAGTGGCTTAAGACTTACGGCTGCGATTTCGGGCAAGGATTCTGGCTGGGCAGACCTGCGGCGGCGAAGCAGTAG
- a CDS encoding FHA domain-containing protein, translated as MARLACYFVASTRPRILDTDQAPEGKSPWTVGRSPESQITFHKPTVSKAHALIRYFEEVRAWQLLDCGSLNGTFVNGERIAPSQWRNLMEGDTIDFGTIAARVRISFDDDETLHTIAEDETPTCNLKPALTPAVGPKPEPTVQQGAGDKSKMPWALAADALDWLQSPISLSGAMYRLLVLLAFLTAMVVVVIHK; from the coding sequence ATGGCCAGACTTGCCTGTTATTTCGTCGCTTCGACCCGCCCGCGCATTCTCGATACGGATCAGGCTCCAGAAGGTAAGTCCCCCTGGACTGTGGGCCGGTCTCCTGAGAGCCAAATCACCTTCCACAAACCAACCGTCTCCAAAGCTCATGCCCTAATTCGCTACTTTGAAGAGGTAAGGGCTTGGCAGCTTTTGGATTGTGGCAGCCTCAACGGCACGTTCGTTAATGGCGAGCGGATCGCCCCTTCTCAATGGCGAAACCTGATGGAAGGGGACACAATCGACTTTGGCACCATTGCAGCTCGCGTTCGCATCTCTTTTGATGATGATGAAACCCTGCATACCATCGCTGAAGACGAGACGCCAACCTGCAATTTGAAGCCGGCCCTAACTCCGGCTGTTGGTCCAAAGCCAGAGCCAACTGTTCAACAGGGTGCCGGAGACAAAAGCAAGATGCCGTGGGCGTTGGCTGCGGATGCTCTCGACTGGCTGCAGTCGCCCATCTCTCTGTCGGGAGCAATGTACCGACTCCTCGTGTTACTGGCTTTCCTGACGGCTATGGTCGTAGTCGTAATCCACAAATGA
- a CDS encoding RNA polymerase sigma factor SigF yields the protein MRPSTPAATNCLEALIAYKQNPSTEGRNKLVRLNAGLVRKVAHRILQQCNEPYEDLEQIGYLGLIRAIERFDPTQGCAFSSFAVPYIRGDMLHYLRDRSGTVKIPRRWQDLQKEAQKLQPQLQRVLGRTADETELAQALGVPVSEWQEAKFSNKNRHLLSLDARVGGQDDSAITLGETLPDANYQVMQKLEEDRAQLQRAMQGLEEGTRTVIEFVFYNGLSRKEVAKKIGVSPMTVSRRLQEGLQQMASCLGAAKA from the coding sequence ATGCGCCCGTCTACTCCCGCCGCTACGAACTGCCTCGAAGCTTTGATTGCTTACAAGCAAAACCCTTCAACCGAAGGCCGAAATAAATTGGTACGGCTCAATGCAGGCCTAGTGCGAAAAGTTGCACACCGCATCCTACAGCAGTGCAATGAGCCCTATGAAGACCTGGAGCAGATTGGTTACCTGGGCCTGATCCGGGCCATCGAGCGCTTCGATCCGACTCAGGGCTGCGCTTTCAGCTCGTTTGCGGTGCCCTACATTCGGGGGGACATGCTGCACTACCTGCGCGATCGCAGCGGCACCGTCAAAATCCCCCGCCGCTGGCAGGACTTGCAGAAGGAGGCGCAGAAACTGCAGCCGCAGCTGCAGCGGGTGCTGGGGCGCACGGCTGATGAGACTGAGCTGGCCCAGGCGCTGGGTGTGCCGGTGAGCGAGTGGCAGGAGGCTAAGTTCTCGAACAAAAATCGTCACCTCCTAAGCCTTGATGCCAGGGTAGGCGGACAGGATGATTCTGCGATTACGCTGGGAGAAACTCTCCCGGATGCGAACTACCAAGTAATGCAAAAACTTGAGGAAGATCGGGCGCAACTGCAGCGAGCTATGCAGGGCTTGGAAGAGGGCACGCGCACTGTGATTGAGTTTGTGTTTTACAACGGTCTATCTCGAAAAGAGGTAGCTAAAAAAATTGGTGTTAGCCCTATGACGGTCAGCCGCAGACTTCAGGAAGGCCTGCAGCAAATGGCTTCATGCCTGGGCGCTGCTAAGGCATGA
- a CDS encoding contractile injection system protein, VgrG/Pvc8 family, which produces MPRAAVFKLTYLGTDITNEINPLTLQIAYTDNLEGEADDLAIALLNSDLRWLDTWLPAEGDRVALELGYEGEARLGPVQFEVDEPEWSGMPDGFKLQAQAVPLTSSLRERRSQAYENTTLRAIASRIAEKHGLELVGEIPNIRFKRLSQSEQTDLEFLRETAAEYGLLFKIEGTTRLVFFQESDLEAAAPVLTVKRTEMANYRLRRSASGTYKAATVSYQNAESGEFIEVTIDLNGAEVPKPKDGQEGAIASESILRIRERVESRAQARLKAVAALKRANSARVELDFEAEGNVLFAAGSCFTLEGFKRLDGKYLLSRVRHQLDKGRGYRCSVEARKVEG; this is translated from the coding sequence ATGCCCCGCGCCGCCGTCTTTAAGCTCACTTACCTGGGCACCGACATCACCAACGAGATCAACCCGCTGACCCTCCAGATTGCCTACACGGACAACCTGGAGGGGGAGGCCGATGACCTGGCCATTGCGCTGCTCAACTCTGACCTGCGGTGGCTCGATACGTGGTTGCCCGCCGAGGGTGATCGCGTGGCCTTGGAGCTGGGCTATGAGGGTGAGGCGCGTCTAGGGCCGGTGCAGTTTGAGGTGGATGAGCCAGAGTGGTCGGGTATGCCTGACGGGTTCAAGTTGCAGGCGCAGGCGGTGCCGCTGACCTCCAGTTTGAGGGAGCGCCGCAGTCAGGCTTACGAGAACACGACCCTGCGTGCGATCGCAAGCCGAATTGCTGAAAAGCACGGCCTGGAGCTGGTTGGCGAGATTCCTAACATCAGGTTCAAGCGCCTGTCACAGTCGGAGCAGACCGATCTCGAGTTTTTGCGCGAGACGGCGGCTGAATACGGCCTGCTGTTCAAAATTGAGGGCACCACGCGCCTGGTATTTTTTCAAGAGAGCGACCTGGAGGCGGCAGCGCCGGTGCTCACCGTCAAGCGCACTGAGATGGCCAACTACCGGCTCAGACGGAGCGCGTCGGGCACCTACAAGGCGGCCACCGTGAGCTACCAGAACGCTGAGAGCGGCGAGTTCATCGAGGTCACGATTGACCTCAACGGAGCCGAGGTGCCCAAGCCCAAGGATGGGCAGGAGGGTGCGATCGCGAGTGAGTCGATCCTGCGTATCCGCGAACGGGTGGAGAGCCGGGCCCAGGCTCGATTAAAAGCGGTGGCTGCCCTCAAGCGGGCCAACAGTGCGCGGGTGGAGCTGGACTTTGAGGCTGAGGGCAATGTGCTCTTTGCGGCGGGCAGCTGCTTCACCTTGGAGGGTTTCAAACGGCTCGACGGCAAGTATCTGCTCAGCCGGGTGCGGCACCAGCTCGATAAGGGCCGAGGCTATCGGTGCAGCGTGGAGGCGCGGAAAGTCGAGGGCTGA